Proteins from one Cryptomeria japonica chromosome 4, Sugi_1.0, whole genome shotgun sequence genomic window:
- the LOC131033451 gene encoding probable aspartyl aminopeptidase, producing the protein MVALFDHEEVGSDSAQGAGSPVMLDALSRVTSSLSGYASKASLEQVIQRSFLVSADMAHCLHPNYTEKHEENHQPKMHNGLVIKHNANQRYATNAVTSFIFREIGKKHRLPVQDFVVRNDMPCGSTIGPILASGVGIRTVDVGAPQLSMHSIREMCGVDDVIYSYQHLKAYFEEFTKLDSQIQIDF; encoded by the exons ATGGTAGCTTTATTTGATCATGAAGAAGTGGGTTCTGACTCTGCACAAGGTGCGGGTTCTCCTGTCATGTTGGATGCTCTCTCAAGAGTAACCTCTTCTTTGAGTGGTTATGCTTCTAAG GCATCACTTGAGCAAGTGATCCAGAGAAGCTTTCTAGTATCTGCTGACATGGCACACTGCTTGCATCCAAATTACACG GAAAAACATGAAGAAAACCATCAACCCAAGATGCACAATGGCCTTGTCATAAAACATAATGCAAATCAACGTTATGCAACTAATGCTGTGACATCATTTATTTTCCGAGAAATTGGAAAGAAGCACAGGCTTCCTGTACAG GATTTTGTGGTTCGAAATGATATGCCGTGCGGATCTACCATAGGTCCAATTTTGGCGAGTGGAGTGGGCATTCGTACAGTAGATGTTGGGGCACCACAGTTGTCAATGCATAGCATACGAGAGATGTGTGGGGTCGATGATGTAATTTATTCTTATCAGCACCTGAAAGCATATTTCGAGGAGTTTACAAAGCTTGATTCTCAAATCCAGATTGATTTCTAA